Proteins from a single region of Budorcas taxicolor isolate Tak-1 chromosome 7, Takin1.1, whole genome shotgun sequence:
- the TYK2 gene encoding non-receptor tyrosine-protein kinase TYK2 isoform X1: protein MPLCQWRTTTRGRKPNGDGAQPMATREGLKVLLHWAGPSGGEPWVTFTEPTLTAEDVCIHIAHKVGITPPCFNLFALFDAQAQVWLPPNHILDTSRDSSLTLYFRMRFYFRNWHGTNPQEPAVYRCGPPGPETSSEQAEQGVQLLDPASFEYLFEQGKHEFVNDVASLCELSSEEEIHHFQNESLGMALLHLCHLALRSGVPLEKVAKKTSFKDCIPRSFRRQIRQHNVLTRVRQRSIFRKFLQAFQPGCLSQQVVMVKYLATLERLAPRFGTERVPVCHLELLSQAEGEPCYLRDGGQAPADPGSESAAGPPTHEVLVSGTKGIRWRLVTAEGPADGGGGGGSTMPDADPSGKRTKAKEAGGEPVDRPRETSWSYFCDFQDITHMVLKECHVSIHCQDNKCLELTLPSRAAALSLVSLVDGYFRLTADSNHYLCHEVAPPRLVMSIQDGIHGPLLRGSSSAPRCRNGPPLPTHHPPRDPFVLAKLKPEAGLYLIQWSTSHLHRLILTVAQRDQLQAPDTKGLRLRKFPIELRAGTVMLEGWGRSFPSVRDLRAALQDCSLRAGDDCFSLRRCCLPRPGEISNLIVTRGPQASTRQLNLSHLSFYRVRQEDITQLSHLGQGTRTNVYEGLLRVGGGDPEEDKADGEEPPTPTGDCGQELRVVLKVLDPSHHDIALAFYETASLMSQVSHVHLAFVHGVFVHGSENIMVTEYVEHGPLDVWLRRERGRVPLAWKLAVAQQLASALSYLEDKSLVHGNVCGRNVLLARLGLAEGTSPFIKLSDPGVGLSALSREERVERIPWTAPECLSGGANSLSTAADKWGFGATLLEICFDGEAPLQGRSPSEKERFYQKQHKLPEPSCPELATLTSQCLTYEPAQRPSFRTILRDFTQLQPQNLADVLSVSPDSLASDPTVFHKRYLKKIRDLGEGHFGKVSLYCYDPTNDGTGEMVAVKALKAGCGPQLRTGWRREIDILRALYHKHIVKYKGCCEDQGEKSVQLVMEYMPLGSLRDYLPRHNVGLVQLLLFSLQICEGMAYLHTQHYVHRDLAARNVLLDNNRLVKIGDFGLTKAVPEGHEYYCVREDGDSPVFWYAPECLKECKFYYASDVWSFGVLMYELLTYCDSSQSPPSKFIELIGLTQGQMTVLRLMELLERGERLPQPERCPSEIYCLMKDCWKAEASLRPTFQNLVPVLRSYHEKYQGQAPSVFSVC from the exons GCATCACTCCACCCTGCTTCAATCTTTTTGCCCTCTTCGATGCCCAGGCCCAGGTCTGGCTGCCTCCAAATCACATCCTGGATACCTCCAGGGACTCCAGCCTGACGCTGTACTtccgcatgag GTTTTATTTCCGAAACTGGCATGGCACGAATCCTCAGGAGCCGGCTGTGTACCGCTGCGGGCCCCCAGGGCCCGAGACTTCCTCAGAACAGGCAGAGCAGGGGGTGCAACTCCTGGACCCTGCCTCCTTTGAGTACCTCTTTGAGCAG GGCAAGCATGAGTTTGTAAATGACGTGGCATCACTATGCGAGCTATCCAGCGAGGAGGAGATCCACCACTTTCAGAATGAGAGCCTGGGCATGGCCCTTTTGCACCTCTGCCACCTCGCTCTCCGCAGTGGTGTCCCGCTTGAAAAGGTGGCCAAGAAGACCAG CTTCAAGGATTGCATCCCACGCTCCTTCCGGCGGCAGATCCGGCAGCACAATGTTCTGACTCGGGTGCGCCAACGGAGCATCTTCCGAAAGTTCCTGCAGGCCTTCCAGCCGGGCTGCCTCTCCCAGCAGGTCGTCATGGTGAAGTACCTGGCCACGCTCGAGCGACTGGCACCCCGCTTTGGCACAGAGCGTGTGCCCGTGTGCCACCTGGAGTTGCTGTCCCAGGCTGAGGGGGAGCCCTGCTACCTCCGGGACGGTGGGCAGGCCCCTGCCGATCCCGGGTCTGAGTCTGCTGCCGGACCCCCCACCCACGAGGTGCTGGTGTCAGGCACGAAAGGCATCCGATGGCGGCTGGTAACGGCAGAG GGGcctgctgatggtggtggtggtggcggcagTACGATGCCTGATGCTGACCCATCTGGGAAGAGAACGAAGGCCAAGGAGGCGGGCGGCGAGCCAGTGGACAGGCCTCGGGAGACCTCCTGGTCCTACTTTTGTGATTTCCAGGACATCACCCACATGGTGCTGAAGGAATGCCACGTCAGCATCCATTGTCAGGACAACAAGTGCCTG GAGCTGACCCTGCCTTCCCGGGCTGCGGCCCTGTCCTTGGTGTCGCTGGTGGATGGCTACTTTCGCCTGACCGCCGACTCAAACCACTACCTGTGCCACGAGGTGGCTCCTCCACGGCTGGTGATGAGTATCCAGGATGGTATCCACGGCCCCCTGCT GCGTGGGTCCAGCAGTGCCCCCAGGTGCCGTAATGGTCCCCCGCTCCCTACCCACCACCCACCTAGGGATCCATTCGTCCTGGCCAAGCTGAAGCCTGAGGCTGGCCTCTACCTTATCCAGTGGAGCACCAGCCACCTCCACCGCCTCATCCTCACAGTGGCCCAGCGCGACCAG CTGCAGGCTCCCGACACCAAGGGCTTGCGCCTGCGGAAGTTCCCCATCGAGCTCCGGGCCGGGACAGTCATGCTGGAGGGCTGGGGCCGGTCTTTCCCCAGCGTGCGGGACCTGCGGGCTGCCCTGCAGGACTGCTCGCTGCGGGCTGGCGACGACTGCTTTTCCCTGCGTCGCTGCTGCCTGCCCCGGCCGGGAG AGATCTCCAACCTCATTGTCACACGGGGGCCTCAGGCCAGCACCAGACAGCTCAACCTCAGTCATCTCAGCTTCTACCGAGTCCGCCAGGAAGACATCACCCAG CTGTCCCACTTGGGCCAGGGCACAAGGACCAACGTGTATGAGGGCCTCTTGCGAGTGGGGGGCGGAGACCCCGAGGAGGACAAGGCAGATGGTGAGGAACCCCCCACGCCCACTGGGGACTGTGGGCAGGAGCTGCGTGTGGTGCTCAAGGTCCTAGACCCCAGTCACCACGACATCGCCCTG GCCTTCTACGAGACAGCCAGCCTCATGAGCCAGGTCTCCCACGTGCACCTGGCCTTCGTGCACGGCGTCTTCGTGCACGGCTCTGAGA ACATCATGGTGACCGAGTATGTGGAGCACGGGCCCCTGGACGTATGGCTGCGGCGGGAGAGGGGCCGCGTGCCCCTGGCCTGGAAGTTGGCAGTGGCCCAGCAGCTGGCCAGCGCCCTCAGCTACCTG GAAGACAAAAGCCTGGTTCATGGCAACGTGTGTGGCCGGAACGTCCTGCTGGCACGGCTGGGGCTGGCGGAGGGCACCAGCCCCTTCATCAAGCTGAGCGACCCCGGCGTGGGCCTGAGTGCCCTCTCCAGGGAGG AGCGGGTGGAGCGGATCCCCTGGACAGCCCCCGAGTGCTTATCTGGTGGAGCCAACAGCCTGAGCACCGCAGCCGACAAGTGGGGCTTTGGTGCTACCCTCCTGGAGATCTGCTTCGACGGCGAGGCCCCCCTGCAGGGCCGCAGTCCCTCTGAG AAAGAGCGCTTCTACCAGAAGCAGCACAAACTGCCCGAGCCCTCATGCCCAGAGCTGGCCACGCTCACCAGCCAGTGCCTGACCTACGAGCCAGCCCAGCGGCCATCCTTCCGCACCATCCTGCGTGACTTCACTCAGCTACAGCCCCAGA ATCTCGCTGATGTCTTGTCTGTGAGCCCGGATTCACTGGCTTCAGATCCCACGGTTTTCCACAAGCGATACTTGAAAAAGATCCGGGATCTGGGCGAG GGTCACTTCGGAAAGGTCAGCCTGTATTGCTACGACCCCACCAACGACGGCACTGGTGAGATGGTAGCCGTGAAGGCTCTCAAGGCAGGCTGCGGTCCCCAGCTCCGGACGGGCTGGAGGCGAGAAATCGACATCCTACGGGCGCTCTACCACAAGCACATCGTCAAGTACAAGGGCTGCTGCGAGGACCAAG GCGAGAAGTCGGTACAGCTGGTCATGGAATACATGCCCCTGGGCAGCCTCCGAGACTACTTGCCCCGGCACAATGTCGGGCTGGTCCAGCTGCTGCTCTTCTCCCTGCAGATCTGCGAG GGTATGGCCTACCTGCATACACAGCACTACGTGCATCGAGACCTGGCCGCGCGCAATGTTCTGCTGGACAACAACAGGCTGGTCAAGATTGGGGACTTCGGCCTCACCAAGGCCGTGCCCGAAGGCCACGAGTATTACTGCGTGCGCGAGGATGGGGACAGTCCTGTGTTCTG GTATGCCCCGGAGTGCCTGAAGGAGTGTAAGTTCTACTATGCATCAGACGTCTGGTCCTTTGGGGTCCTCATGTATGAGCTGCTGACCTACTGTGACTCCAGCCAGAGCCCTCCCTCG AAATTCATCGAGCTCATAGGCCTCACCCAAGGGCAGATGACTGTGCTGAGGCTCATGGAGCTGCTGGAACGAGGGGAGAGgctgccacaaccagagagatgCCCCTCTGAG ATCTATTGCCTCATGAAGGACTGCTGGAAGGCGGAGGCCTCACTCCGCCCGACCTTCCAGAACCTCGTACCCGTCCTCAGATCATACCACGAGAAATACCAAGGCCAGGCCCCCTCGGTGTTCAGTGTCTGCTGA
- the TYK2 gene encoding non-receptor tyrosine-protein kinase TYK2 isoform X2: protein MPLCQWRTTTRGRKPNGDGAQPMATREGLKVLLHWAGPSGGEPWVTFTEPTLTAEDVCIHIAHKVGITPPCFNLFALFDAQAQVWLPPNHILDTSRDSSLTLYFRMRFYFRNWHGTNPQEPAVYRCGPPGPETSSEQAEQGVQLLDPASFEYLFEQGKHEFVNDVASLCELSSEEEIHHFQNESLGMALLHLCHLALRSGVPLEKVAKKTSFKDCIPRSFRRQIRQHNVLTRVRQRSIFRKFLQAFQPGCLSQQVVMVKYLATLERLAPRFGTERVPVCHLELLSQAEGEPCYLRDGGQAPADPGSESAAGPPTHEVLVSGTKGIRWRLVTAEGPADGGGGGGSTMPDADPSGKRTKAKEAGGEPVDRPRETSWSYFCDFQDITHMVLKECHVSIHCQDNKCLELTLPSRAAALSLVSLVDGYFRLTADSNHYLCHEVAPPRLVMSIQDGIHGPLLRGSSSAPRCRNGPPLPTHHPPRDPFVLAKLKPEAGLYLIQWSTSHLHRLILTVAQRDQAPDTKGLRLRKFPIELRAGTVMLEGWGRSFPSVRDLRAALQDCSLRAGDDCFSLRRCCLPRPGEISNLIVTRGPQASTRQLNLSHLSFYRVRQEDITQLSHLGQGTRTNVYEGLLRVGGGDPEEDKADGEEPPTPTGDCGQELRVVLKVLDPSHHDIALAFYETASLMSQVSHVHLAFVHGVFVHGSENIMVTEYVEHGPLDVWLRRERGRVPLAWKLAVAQQLASALSYLEDKSLVHGNVCGRNVLLARLGLAEGTSPFIKLSDPGVGLSALSREERVERIPWTAPECLSGGANSLSTAADKWGFGATLLEICFDGEAPLQGRSPSEKERFYQKQHKLPEPSCPELATLTSQCLTYEPAQRPSFRTILRDFTQLQPQNLADVLSVSPDSLASDPTVFHKRYLKKIRDLGEGHFGKVSLYCYDPTNDGTGEMVAVKALKAGCGPQLRTGWRREIDILRALYHKHIVKYKGCCEDQGEKSVQLVMEYMPLGSLRDYLPRHNVGLVQLLLFSLQICEGMAYLHTQHYVHRDLAARNVLLDNNRLVKIGDFGLTKAVPEGHEYYCVREDGDSPVFWYAPECLKECKFYYASDVWSFGVLMYELLTYCDSSQSPPSKFIELIGLTQGQMTVLRLMELLERGERLPQPERCPSEIYCLMKDCWKAEASLRPTFQNLVPVLRSYHEKYQGQAPSVFSVC from the exons GCATCACTCCACCCTGCTTCAATCTTTTTGCCCTCTTCGATGCCCAGGCCCAGGTCTGGCTGCCTCCAAATCACATCCTGGATACCTCCAGGGACTCCAGCCTGACGCTGTACTtccgcatgag GTTTTATTTCCGAAACTGGCATGGCACGAATCCTCAGGAGCCGGCTGTGTACCGCTGCGGGCCCCCAGGGCCCGAGACTTCCTCAGAACAGGCAGAGCAGGGGGTGCAACTCCTGGACCCTGCCTCCTTTGAGTACCTCTTTGAGCAG GGCAAGCATGAGTTTGTAAATGACGTGGCATCACTATGCGAGCTATCCAGCGAGGAGGAGATCCACCACTTTCAGAATGAGAGCCTGGGCATGGCCCTTTTGCACCTCTGCCACCTCGCTCTCCGCAGTGGTGTCCCGCTTGAAAAGGTGGCCAAGAAGACCAG CTTCAAGGATTGCATCCCACGCTCCTTCCGGCGGCAGATCCGGCAGCACAATGTTCTGACTCGGGTGCGCCAACGGAGCATCTTCCGAAAGTTCCTGCAGGCCTTCCAGCCGGGCTGCCTCTCCCAGCAGGTCGTCATGGTGAAGTACCTGGCCACGCTCGAGCGACTGGCACCCCGCTTTGGCACAGAGCGTGTGCCCGTGTGCCACCTGGAGTTGCTGTCCCAGGCTGAGGGGGAGCCCTGCTACCTCCGGGACGGTGGGCAGGCCCCTGCCGATCCCGGGTCTGAGTCTGCTGCCGGACCCCCCACCCACGAGGTGCTGGTGTCAGGCACGAAAGGCATCCGATGGCGGCTGGTAACGGCAGAG GGGcctgctgatggtggtggtggtggcggcagTACGATGCCTGATGCTGACCCATCTGGGAAGAGAACGAAGGCCAAGGAGGCGGGCGGCGAGCCAGTGGACAGGCCTCGGGAGACCTCCTGGTCCTACTTTTGTGATTTCCAGGACATCACCCACATGGTGCTGAAGGAATGCCACGTCAGCATCCATTGTCAGGACAACAAGTGCCTG GAGCTGACCCTGCCTTCCCGGGCTGCGGCCCTGTCCTTGGTGTCGCTGGTGGATGGCTACTTTCGCCTGACCGCCGACTCAAACCACTACCTGTGCCACGAGGTGGCTCCTCCACGGCTGGTGATGAGTATCCAGGATGGTATCCACGGCCCCCTGCT GCGTGGGTCCAGCAGTGCCCCCAGGTGCCGTAATGGTCCCCCGCTCCCTACCCACCACCCACCTAGGGATCCATTCGTCCTGGCCAAGCTGAAGCCTGAGGCTGGCCTCTACCTTATCCAGTGGAGCACCAGCCACCTCCACCGCCTCATCCTCACAGTGGCCCAGCGCGACCAG GCTCCCGACACCAAGGGCTTGCGCCTGCGGAAGTTCCCCATCGAGCTCCGGGCCGGGACAGTCATGCTGGAGGGCTGGGGCCGGTCTTTCCCCAGCGTGCGGGACCTGCGGGCTGCCCTGCAGGACTGCTCGCTGCGGGCTGGCGACGACTGCTTTTCCCTGCGTCGCTGCTGCCTGCCCCGGCCGGGAG AGATCTCCAACCTCATTGTCACACGGGGGCCTCAGGCCAGCACCAGACAGCTCAACCTCAGTCATCTCAGCTTCTACCGAGTCCGCCAGGAAGACATCACCCAG CTGTCCCACTTGGGCCAGGGCACAAGGACCAACGTGTATGAGGGCCTCTTGCGAGTGGGGGGCGGAGACCCCGAGGAGGACAAGGCAGATGGTGAGGAACCCCCCACGCCCACTGGGGACTGTGGGCAGGAGCTGCGTGTGGTGCTCAAGGTCCTAGACCCCAGTCACCACGACATCGCCCTG GCCTTCTACGAGACAGCCAGCCTCATGAGCCAGGTCTCCCACGTGCACCTGGCCTTCGTGCACGGCGTCTTCGTGCACGGCTCTGAGA ACATCATGGTGACCGAGTATGTGGAGCACGGGCCCCTGGACGTATGGCTGCGGCGGGAGAGGGGCCGCGTGCCCCTGGCCTGGAAGTTGGCAGTGGCCCAGCAGCTGGCCAGCGCCCTCAGCTACCTG GAAGACAAAAGCCTGGTTCATGGCAACGTGTGTGGCCGGAACGTCCTGCTGGCACGGCTGGGGCTGGCGGAGGGCACCAGCCCCTTCATCAAGCTGAGCGACCCCGGCGTGGGCCTGAGTGCCCTCTCCAGGGAGG AGCGGGTGGAGCGGATCCCCTGGACAGCCCCCGAGTGCTTATCTGGTGGAGCCAACAGCCTGAGCACCGCAGCCGACAAGTGGGGCTTTGGTGCTACCCTCCTGGAGATCTGCTTCGACGGCGAGGCCCCCCTGCAGGGCCGCAGTCCCTCTGAG AAAGAGCGCTTCTACCAGAAGCAGCACAAACTGCCCGAGCCCTCATGCCCAGAGCTGGCCACGCTCACCAGCCAGTGCCTGACCTACGAGCCAGCCCAGCGGCCATCCTTCCGCACCATCCTGCGTGACTTCACTCAGCTACAGCCCCAGA ATCTCGCTGATGTCTTGTCTGTGAGCCCGGATTCACTGGCTTCAGATCCCACGGTTTTCCACAAGCGATACTTGAAAAAGATCCGGGATCTGGGCGAG GGTCACTTCGGAAAGGTCAGCCTGTATTGCTACGACCCCACCAACGACGGCACTGGTGAGATGGTAGCCGTGAAGGCTCTCAAGGCAGGCTGCGGTCCCCAGCTCCGGACGGGCTGGAGGCGAGAAATCGACATCCTACGGGCGCTCTACCACAAGCACATCGTCAAGTACAAGGGCTGCTGCGAGGACCAAG GCGAGAAGTCGGTACAGCTGGTCATGGAATACATGCCCCTGGGCAGCCTCCGAGACTACTTGCCCCGGCACAATGTCGGGCTGGTCCAGCTGCTGCTCTTCTCCCTGCAGATCTGCGAG GGTATGGCCTACCTGCATACACAGCACTACGTGCATCGAGACCTGGCCGCGCGCAATGTTCTGCTGGACAACAACAGGCTGGTCAAGATTGGGGACTTCGGCCTCACCAAGGCCGTGCCCGAAGGCCACGAGTATTACTGCGTGCGCGAGGATGGGGACAGTCCTGTGTTCTG GTATGCCCCGGAGTGCCTGAAGGAGTGTAAGTTCTACTATGCATCAGACGTCTGGTCCTTTGGGGTCCTCATGTATGAGCTGCTGACCTACTGTGACTCCAGCCAGAGCCCTCCCTCG AAATTCATCGAGCTCATAGGCCTCACCCAAGGGCAGATGACTGTGCTGAGGCTCATGGAGCTGCTGGAACGAGGGGAGAGgctgccacaaccagagagatgCCCCTCTGAG ATCTATTGCCTCATGAAGGACTGCTGGAAGGCGGAGGCCTCACTCCGCCCGACCTTCCAGAACCTCGTACCCGTCCTCAGATCATACCACGAGAAATACCAAGGCCAGGCCCCCTCGGTGTTCAGTGTCTGCTGA
- the TYK2 gene encoding non-receptor tyrosine-protein kinase TYK2 isoform X5 has protein sequence MPLCQWRTTTRGRKPNGDGAQPMATREGLKVLLHWAGPSGGEPWVTFTEPTLTAEDVCIHIAHKVGITPPCFNLFALFDAQAQVWLPPNHILDTSRDSSLTLYFRMRFYFRNWHGTNPQEPAVYRCGPPGPETSSEQAEQGVQLLDPASFEYLFEQGKHEFVNDVASLCELSSEEEIHHFQNESLGMALLHLCHLALRSGVPLEKVAKKTSFKDCIPRSFRRQIRQHNVLTRVRQRSIFRKFLQAFQPGCLSQQVVMVKYLATLERLAPRFGTERVPVCHLELLSQAEGEPCYLRDGGQAPADPGSESAAGPPTHEVLVSGTKGIRWRLVTAEGPADGGGGGGSTMPDADPSGKRTKAKEAGGEPVDRPRETSWSYFCDFQDITHMVLKECHVSIHCQDNKCLELTLPSRAAALSLVSLVDGYFRLTADSNHYLCHEVAPPRLVMSIQDGIHGPLLRGSSSAPRCRNGPPLPTHHPPRDPFVLAKLKPEAGLYLIQWSTSHLHRLILTVAQRDQLQAPDTKGLRLRKFPIELRAGTVMLEGWGRSFPSVRDLRAALQDCSLRAGDDCFSLRRCCLPRPGEISNLIVTRGPQASTRQLNLSHLSFYRVRQEDITQAFYETASLMSQVSHVHLAFVHGVFVHGSENIMVTEYVEHGPLDVWLRRERGRVPLAWKLAVAQQLASALSYLEDKSLVHGNVCGRNVLLARLGLAEGTSPFIKLSDPGVGLSALSREERVERIPWTAPECLSGGANSLSTAADKWGFGATLLEICFDGEAPLQGRSPSEKERFYQKQHKLPEPSCPELATLTSQCLTYEPAQRPSFRTILRDFTQLQPQNLADVLSVSPDSLASDPTVFHKRYLKKIRDLGEGHFGKVSLYCYDPTNDGTGEMVAVKALKAGCGPQLRTGWRREIDILRALYHKHIVKYKGCCEDQGEKSVQLVMEYMPLGSLRDYLPRHNVGLVQLLLFSLQICEGMAYLHTQHYVHRDLAARNVLLDNNRLVKIGDFGLTKAVPEGHEYYCVREDGDSPVFWYAPECLKECKFYYASDVWSFGVLMYELLTYCDSSQSPPSKFIELIGLTQGQMTVLRLMELLERGERLPQPERCPSEIYCLMKDCWKAEASLRPTFQNLVPVLRSYHEKYQGQAPSVFSVC, from the exons GCATCACTCCACCCTGCTTCAATCTTTTTGCCCTCTTCGATGCCCAGGCCCAGGTCTGGCTGCCTCCAAATCACATCCTGGATACCTCCAGGGACTCCAGCCTGACGCTGTACTtccgcatgag GTTTTATTTCCGAAACTGGCATGGCACGAATCCTCAGGAGCCGGCTGTGTACCGCTGCGGGCCCCCAGGGCCCGAGACTTCCTCAGAACAGGCAGAGCAGGGGGTGCAACTCCTGGACCCTGCCTCCTTTGAGTACCTCTTTGAGCAG GGCAAGCATGAGTTTGTAAATGACGTGGCATCACTATGCGAGCTATCCAGCGAGGAGGAGATCCACCACTTTCAGAATGAGAGCCTGGGCATGGCCCTTTTGCACCTCTGCCACCTCGCTCTCCGCAGTGGTGTCCCGCTTGAAAAGGTGGCCAAGAAGACCAG CTTCAAGGATTGCATCCCACGCTCCTTCCGGCGGCAGATCCGGCAGCACAATGTTCTGACTCGGGTGCGCCAACGGAGCATCTTCCGAAAGTTCCTGCAGGCCTTCCAGCCGGGCTGCCTCTCCCAGCAGGTCGTCATGGTGAAGTACCTGGCCACGCTCGAGCGACTGGCACCCCGCTTTGGCACAGAGCGTGTGCCCGTGTGCCACCTGGAGTTGCTGTCCCAGGCTGAGGGGGAGCCCTGCTACCTCCGGGACGGTGGGCAGGCCCCTGCCGATCCCGGGTCTGAGTCTGCTGCCGGACCCCCCACCCACGAGGTGCTGGTGTCAGGCACGAAAGGCATCCGATGGCGGCTGGTAACGGCAGAG GGGcctgctgatggtggtggtggtggcggcagTACGATGCCTGATGCTGACCCATCTGGGAAGAGAACGAAGGCCAAGGAGGCGGGCGGCGAGCCAGTGGACAGGCCTCGGGAGACCTCCTGGTCCTACTTTTGTGATTTCCAGGACATCACCCACATGGTGCTGAAGGAATGCCACGTCAGCATCCATTGTCAGGACAACAAGTGCCTG GAGCTGACCCTGCCTTCCCGGGCTGCGGCCCTGTCCTTGGTGTCGCTGGTGGATGGCTACTTTCGCCTGACCGCCGACTCAAACCACTACCTGTGCCACGAGGTGGCTCCTCCACGGCTGGTGATGAGTATCCAGGATGGTATCCACGGCCCCCTGCT GCGTGGGTCCAGCAGTGCCCCCAGGTGCCGTAATGGTCCCCCGCTCCCTACCCACCACCCACCTAGGGATCCATTCGTCCTGGCCAAGCTGAAGCCTGAGGCTGGCCTCTACCTTATCCAGTGGAGCACCAGCCACCTCCACCGCCTCATCCTCACAGTGGCCCAGCGCGACCAG CTGCAGGCTCCCGACACCAAGGGCTTGCGCCTGCGGAAGTTCCCCATCGAGCTCCGGGCCGGGACAGTCATGCTGGAGGGCTGGGGCCGGTCTTTCCCCAGCGTGCGGGACCTGCGGGCTGCCCTGCAGGACTGCTCGCTGCGGGCTGGCGACGACTGCTTTTCCCTGCGTCGCTGCTGCCTGCCCCGGCCGGGAG AGATCTCCAACCTCATTGTCACACGGGGGCCTCAGGCCAGCACCAGACAGCTCAACCTCAGTCATCTCAGCTTCTACCGAGTCCGCCAGGAAGACATCACCCAG GCCTTCTACGAGACAGCCAGCCTCATGAGCCAGGTCTCCCACGTGCACCTGGCCTTCGTGCACGGCGTCTTCGTGCACGGCTCTGAGA ACATCATGGTGACCGAGTATGTGGAGCACGGGCCCCTGGACGTATGGCTGCGGCGGGAGAGGGGCCGCGTGCCCCTGGCCTGGAAGTTGGCAGTGGCCCAGCAGCTGGCCAGCGCCCTCAGCTACCTG GAAGACAAAAGCCTGGTTCATGGCAACGTGTGTGGCCGGAACGTCCTGCTGGCACGGCTGGGGCTGGCGGAGGGCACCAGCCCCTTCATCAAGCTGAGCGACCCCGGCGTGGGCCTGAGTGCCCTCTCCAGGGAGG AGCGGGTGGAGCGGATCCCCTGGACAGCCCCCGAGTGCTTATCTGGTGGAGCCAACAGCCTGAGCACCGCAGCCGACAAGTGGGGCTTTGGTGCTACCCTCCTGGAGATCTGCTTCGACGGCGAGGCCCCCCTGCAGGGCCGCAGTCCCTCTGAG AAAGAGCGCTTCTACCAGAAGCAGCACAAACTGCCCGAGCCCTCATGCCCAGAGCTGGCCACGCTCACCAGCCAGTGCCTGACCTACGAGCCAGCCCAGCGGCCATCCTTCCGCACCATCCTGCGTGACTTCACTCAGCTACAGCCCCAGA ATCTCGCTGATGTCTTGTCTGTGAGCCCGGATTCACTGGCTTCAGATCCCACGGTTTTCCACAAGCGATACTTGAAAAAGATCCGGGATCTGGGCGAG GGTCACTTCGGAAAGGTCAGCCTGTATTGCTACGACCCCACCAACGACGGCACTGGTGAGATGGTAGCCGTGAAGGCTCTCAAGGCAGGCTGCGGTCCCCAGCTCCGGACGGGCTGGAGGCGAGAAATCGACATCCTACGGGCGCTCTACCACAAGCACATCGTCAAGTACAAGGGCTGCTGCGAGGACCAAG GCGAGAAGTCGGTACAGCTGGTCATGGAATACATGCCCCTGGGCAGCCTCCGAGACTACTTGCCCCGGCACAATGTCGGGCTGGTCCAGCTGCTGCTCTTCTCCCTGCAGATCTGCGAG GGTATGGCCTACCTGCATACACAGCACTACGTGCATCGAGACCTGGCCGCGCGCAATGTTCTGCTGGACAACAACAGGCTGGTCAAGATTGGGGACTTCGGCCTCACCAAGGCCGTGCCCGAAGGCCACGAGTATTACTGCGTGCGCGAGGATGGGGACAGTCCTGTGTTCTG GTATGCCCCGGAGTGCCTGAAGGAGTGTAAGTTCTACTATGCATCAGACGTCTGGTCCTTTGGGGTCCTCATGTATGAGCTGCTGACCTACTGTGACTCCAGCCAGAGCCCTCCCTCG AAATTCATCGAGCTCATAGGCCTCACCCAAGGGCAGATGACTGTGCTGAGGCTCATGGAGCTGCTGGAACGAGGGGAGAGgctgccacaaccagagagatgCCCCTCTGAG ATCTATTGCCTCATGAAGGACTGCTGGAAGGCGGAGGCCTCACTCCGCCCGACCTTCCAGAACCTCGTACCCGTCCTCAGATCATACCACGAGAAATACCAAGGCCAGGCCCCCTCGGTGTTCAGTGTCTGCTGA